The following DNA comes from Amycolatopsis albispora.
GGTCGGTCTGCACCGGCTACGGCGGACTGGACCTCGGGGTGCTCGCCGCCCTCGGCGGAGGCCGCCTCGCCTGGTGCGCCGACCCCGACCCGCACATCTCCGCGATCCTCGCCGCCCGGTTGCCGGGCATCCCCAACCTCGGCGACGTCCGCGCCATCGACTGGACAAGCGTCGAACCGGTCGACGTGCTCACGGCCGGGTTCCCGTGTCAGGACATCTCCGCCGCCGGGCGGCGCGTGGGTATCGAGAAGGGCCACCGCAGTGGACTGTGGACAGACATCGTGGCGGGCGTTCGCGTACTACGACCCGCGCTGCTCGTCGTGGAGAACGTCGCCGCGCTTCGCTGGCGCAACGGAGGTCTCCACCGTGTACTCGGCGACTTGGCCGAAGCGGGGTATGACGCGCTCTGGCGTAGCGTCCGCGCCGCCGACATCGGCGCGGCACACCGCAGAGAACGGGTGTTCCTGCTCGCCTGGCCCCGCCCCGTTGCCTCCCCGGATGCTGCCGACCCCGCAGGCCCGCGACGGCGACAACCGAGGTCCGGCGGACCCGGTGCGGCGTCGAGCTGGTGGGCATCAAGTGAATCTGCACGACGCGGTGGACGCGGTGATGAAGCTGCTGCCTACGCCGACCGCCTCGGATGCGAAGAACTGCACTCACAGGACGCAGGGTGGTGGTCCGTCGCTGCCCGACGAGGCGCGGCTGCTGCCGACGCCGAGGGCGTCGGACACCGGCACGGCGGGTCGCCGGGCGGGTGCGGGTTTCCGGCCGCCGTTGTCGCAGCAGGTGCTTCCGCTGGTCGACCCCGAGGCGTTCCTGCCGACGCCTCGGGCGACCGACGGGACGAAGGGCTGCCCGGCGCAGCGGGGGTCGAAGGGCGACCTGATGCTTCCGTCGGCGATCATGCGGCTGCTCGCACCGGACGCCGACGGCGGCATCTCGTAGCCGTCGCCGACCCGGATCTCGCCTCGCCAGCATCGGTGCATCCCGAGGTGGACTGGGGCGACTACGCGCCGGCCGTGCGGCGCTGGGAACAGGTGCTCGGGCGACCCGCACCGTTCCCCACGCAACCGGGCGTCCATGGGCGCCCCGTGCTGGCCCCGGCCTTCGTCGAATGGCTCCAAGGGCTCGAGCCGGGCTGGGTAACGGGACTCCCGCTGCCGCGCACCGCGCAACTTCGTGCGTTGGGCAACGGCGTCGTTCCGCAGCAGGCCACGTATGCCGTCGGGTTGCTGCTCGCCGACCTCGCCGCGCTCCTCGGCGCCGGTTCCACCGAGCCCTCCGGATATGCGGAGGAGGCGAACGCGGCATGACCAATCCAGCCTCCGTTCACGACGCCGGTCCGGTCTTGCGATGCCTCTCGCTCGGCGCCGGAGTCCAGAGCAGCGCCGTCCTGCTGCTGGCCTGCGAGGGCGTGATCCCGCGCTTCGATGTCGCGCTGTTTGCTGACACCGGCTGGGAACCACGCGCGGTGTACGCGAACCTCGCCCGGCTCCGTGCGCACGCGGCGAAGTTCGGCATTCCGGTGCGCACGGTGTCGGCGGGCAACATCCGCGACGACGCGCTCGACCCGGCCCACCGGTTCGTGTCGATGCCACTGCATGTCCTCAACCCCGACGGCAGCCGTGGCTTGGCGCGTAGGCAATGTACTAGCGAGTACAAAATTTCGCCGCTGAAGAAGACGGCACGCGAACTGCTCGGCTACCCGCATCCACGACGGGTGCCGCGCGGGGTGTACGTCGAGCAGGCCATCGGCATCAGCACCGACGAGTTCACCCGCGCGAAGGACTCGGGCGTGCGCTACCTGCGCAACGTCTTCCCGCTGATCGACCTCGGCTGGGACCGCACGCGGTGCGCCGACTATCTCGCCGAGCGCGGGTTCGGCGAGACGGTGAAAAGCGCCTGCGTCGGGTGCCTTATGTGGAATCTGAGCTGGCTAGGTTGCCAGTTCATGATCACAGTGCAGTGGGAGCGCTATCCCCTGGTAGACCAGCATCCTGAAGGCCGTCGATGGTTGCAGTTCACAGCGAACATCGGGCGAGCCTGGAACACGGTGGACGCCTACGGACGCGCGGTGGATGACCATCTCGCGTTCTGCTTGACGATCGGCACCAGCCCGGAAGCGGCGCGGCCGGATGTCGTCGCGGCGTGGATCGGTGACATGCATCAGCGGCCGAACCGGAACGGCGGCGTCGGGCTGGCGAACTCGACCATCCAGGTACGGATCATTGGTGTCCGGTCGTTCTACGATTTCCTTGTCGAGGAAGGGATCCGGGAACGCAACCCGGTCCGGCGTGGACAGTCCAGCCGCCGAGGAGGTCAGGCGAGGCAGGGCTTGGTACGGCGGGTGGAGAAGGCGCCGTGGATCCCGAACGACCATGCCTGGGACCGCATCCTGCGGGCGTGTGAGCACGAGCCGGTGCGCAACCGGCTGATGGTGACCTTCGCCTACGACGGCGCGCTGCGCCGCGAGGAGCTGGTGTCGCTGGAGCCGGGGGACCTGGAACCGGCCTGGTCGTTGATTCACCTGCGGGCGGAGACGACCAAGTCCAAACGCGCCCGCGAGGTGTCCTTCGGCACCACCTCCGCGCAGCTGCTGGTGGCCTACCTGCGCCAGCGCGGCGAGCTGTTCGGCCGAGTCGACAGCGGCCTGTTCCTCAGCGAGTCCCGCCGCAACCGCGGCGAACCGCTGGGCCGATCGAGCTGGTCGAAGATCGTTACCGGCGTCGCGAAACGGGCCGAGGTTCCGCAGCTGTCCACCCACACCTTCCGGCACCTGCGGCTGACCGACCTGGCTCGCGCGGGGTGGAGCATCGACGAGATCGCCCAGTACGCCGGTCACCGTGACCTGTCCACGACGCTGAAGTACATCCATCTGTCCGGTCGGGAACTGGCCGCCAAGCTGCACAAGGCCACCCGCTCGTTGCAGGCTGACCGCGAGCGCCGTCTCGCCGCTCTGGTGGAGGCATGGTGACCGCGCGGAACGGCGAGCTGACCGTCACCGAGCGGGAGGCGCTCGCCAAGACCTACGACCAGCCCTGCCCTCGGTCGAGCCAGGCGCGCAGGCTGGTGCTGCGGAGGCTGCTGGAGCCGATCAACGAGGTGACCGGTCACTGGGGCGAGAAGAACGCCGCCCGCGTCTGCAACAGCGTACTGGGCCGGGTGCACAAGGAACAGCGGCCGTACTGGCGCTGGGATGAGGCGACCTGGATCGACCTCGCCGAGCAGGCCGGAGTCTCCAGCGACCGCGCGCAGCGCGCGCCGGTGATCGCCGTGGCGCACCTGCTGGGCCTGCACCGCAGCTTGCACCACCATGTGCAGGTTCAGGAATCGAGGGTTGCCGACCTGGTGTTCGGCCGCGACGCGTTCCAGGTGGTGTTGGCCGAGGTGATCGACACGTTGCGCTCGTGGGACGCGTCCCAGCACACCGTGGTCGGCCAGATCCCGGCGGCGTTGAGCGACCTGCTGCTGGTGACCGGCACGCCGCGCCTGCAGGACATCACCGAGCAGCGGATCCGCGAACTGGCCGAGCGGTATCCGGCAGGTGCGCGGCGGCGCGGGCTGATCAAGATTTCGCGGGTGCTCGCGCACAAGGGCATCATCGCCACGGCGCTGCACGGTAACGACACTCAGCGCGGACCGCGGCCGGACACCCTGGCCACGGTGCCACCGAGCTGGCTGGCCTGGGCGCAGCGCTGGCGAGACCTGTCCACTCATGAGCCGGGCACGATCCGCGGGATGTTCTCGGTGATCCTCATCGCCGGACGCTGGGCGGCCGAGAAACACCCCGAGGCGCTCGAACCGCAGCTGTGGACCCGCGATATCGCCGCCGAGTACGTCGCCGACACCCTGCACGCGGTCCACGGGCAATGGGCCGGGCACAACCGCAACACCACCAAGCGCGGCCAGCCGCTGACCGCCGTGGGCAAGGTGCAGCGCATCGACAGCCTGCGCGGGTTCTTCTCCGACTTGATCGAGTGGGAGTGGATCAAACCCAGGTTCGACCCGCGCAAGGCCCTGGCCGGACCGCTGTCGGTGCGCGCCCAGATCGGCCCGAATCCACGGATCATCGACGAGGTCTCCTGGGCCAAGCTGATGGCCGCCGGGCTCACGCTCAACAGCGAGGACCTCAACGAATACGGCACCCCGCGGGCCAAGGCCACCGCCGATGGCCGGCGGTTGTACTACCCGATCGAGATGGTCCGCGCCCTGGTCGGCGTGTGGCTGTTCGCCGGGTGCCGCATCGACGAGATCCGCCGACTGGACGTCGACTGCATCGACCGGGACGAGGGCCGCGACGACAAGACCGGGGAGACCTTCCCGATCTGCCTGCTGCGAGTGCCGCAGAACAAGACCTCGCGGCCGTTCTCCAAGCCGGTCGACCCGATCGTCGGCCAGCTCATCGATGCGTGGAAGCACGTCCGGCCGTCGCAACCCAAGATCGTGGACCGCAAGACCGGTGAGCACCGCGAGTTCCTGTTCTGCGTCCGCGGCGAGCAGATCGGCCGGGCCTACCTCAACGACACCGTGCTGCCCGCGCTCTGCCGCAAGGCCGGTATCCCCGAATCCGACTCCCGAGGAGCGCTGACCAGCCACCGCGCCCGGTCCACCATCGCCACCCAACTACTCAACGCACCTGAGCCACTGTCCATTGCGGACCTGAAGGAATGGTTGGGGCACAAGCACTTCTCCAGCACCCGGCACTACGCTGCGATCCTGCAACGCCGACTCACCGCCGCCTACCGCAAGGCCGACTACTTCGCCCGCAACGTGCGCACCATCCAGGTGCTCATCGACCGGGAGACCATCCTGTCCGGCGGCGCGACCGATGGTGAGCAGCCGTGGAAGTACTACGACCTCGGGGACGGGTACTGCACCTACGACTTCTTCGCCAAATGCCCGCACCGGCTCGCTTGCGCCCGCTGCCCGTTCTACCTGCCCAAGGAATCCAGCGCCGGGCGCTTGCTCGAAGTCAAAGACGGCGTCGACCAGATGCTCGAACGCCTCACCCTCACCGACGACGAACGCGCCGCCCTCGAAGGCGACCGCGACGCCCTCGCCACGCTGGCCGAACGCCTCGCCAAAGTCCCCACCCCCGCCGGGCCTACACCGGAGCAACTCGGCACAGATCGCGCGTTCGTCGCGCTCACCACCGTTCAGGACAGCCTCACCGGAGGACGACCATGAACACCCCACCACTACTCGGATCCAGGCCCGAACAACACCTCGCCGTCACTGCCACCGAGCAGAAGCGTGAACCGGTTGAGATCGTTGCGCAGCTGGCGGGTGTCGTAGGCGCGGTTGCCGACGAAGCTGCTCAGCGACTCGTCGACGTGATCGGCCTCGGTGGCAAGCCAGTCGTGGACGAACTGAAACAGCTCGACGAGCTCGGCCGCGTCGCCGATGTCCAGATTTACAGAGGGCATGATGGGCACAATCCTTGGTCAGGGTTGGCTGAAGGTTGGGGATCAGCCAGACGAGTCTGTGCCGGACTCCTGCTGGCCAGCGGGCAACGGGATTGGGACAGTGGTCTGCCCGCCGGGATGTTCAACGACCAGGGTGAGAGCGCGTGCTTGTTCCGGTGGGCCTGGTTCAAGCGTGCACCTCTCGACAAACAAGACGTGCGACCCCGATCCACCCCCGCCTCCGCCTCGATACTGGGTTCCGACATCATCCCACCCGCGCCAGCGCACACCTGGTCCGAACCGTTCTCGCATCCGACGCGCATCGATGTCGACATGCGCGAGATTCAGCGCGAGGAAGGTCGACCACACCTCCAGGATCACCAGATTCGCCGTTACCTCCCCGATCGTGAGGCTGCGTCCCACCAACGGAACAATGTGGCGCAGTACGGGAGTGGGCGGATCTTCGATTGCCCGCCGCCACTCGGGTCGCTCAATGCCCACTCGCCTGGCCACAGCCTCGCCGCTGCTCGTGGCCGACGTCTCCTGTCGCACGACCGTGAGCCAACCGGAACGCTGCAGGGTCACCTCCAGGTCGGCGAGGATCTGCTCGGCCTCCTCCTGACGGAGTGCCCCCGCGGCCACCAGCCCGATCGCCACCCCACGGATCTCAAACCGGTTGAAGCTATTTTGCCTGCCGAGTGCCGGCTGTCCCTTGCCCGCTCCCAGACTGTCGGCAATCAGCTTCTCCAGATATCCACGCCCGTCCATACCGTCATCCTGCACCACCGAGAGCGGGAAACGGGCCTCGTTCTGCGAAGTCTCGTGTCGCTGGAGCAGAGGCAAGGATCATTGCCCGCCTTGTCTCGGCAGCAGCGGCCCGGTCGAACCAATCGACTCCCAACCAGCGTCACCCTCGCGCGACAGCACAGCAGGCGGGCACATCGTTACCGGATATTCGCAATAACTTGCCCATTCCACGGCAACGCGGGCTGACGCTGGCTGCGCGACAACGACCCCGACGGCTGGGCCGAGGCGGTCGAGTTCGACAAAGCCATCCGCGACGGCTACCCGCACGCCACGACTCAAGGTCAGCAATTGCGCGGGCAGTACTTCTTGCACCGGTCTTGTCGACCACTCGGCGAAGTCGACCTCGACCCGCCCGCTCTCGGAAAGCGGCACCTGCGGCTGGTCTCCACCAAGGCGGTGGAGGAGGACGATCCCGACGGCTGCTCGCCGTGGTCGTGCCGGTCCGGCGCACCGGTCACTGTGGAGCGTGCGGCATGACCGGGCTGCCGCGCTCGCCCGCGACGGCGGGGCACGGGCTCGTCTGGGCGGGTCTGGCGGTGTCGGCCGCCTACGTCGGCTCGGTGGTGATGGCGAACTGGGCCTCCACGCACTGGTCGGCTCTGCTCGTCAGCTCGCTGATCGTGCCCGCCGGCACGCTGTGGGCCGGGGTGACGCTGACGCTGCGAGACCTGCTGCACGAGACCCTGGGCACGTCGGGCGTTCTCGCCGCGATCGTGGTGGGGGCGTGGCTGTCCTGGTCGTTGGCCTCACCGCAGATCGCCGTCGCGAGCGTTGTCGCGTTCGCCGTGTCCGAGTGCGTCGACTCGGTCATCTACGGCCGGATTCGGGGCCGGTCGCGGCTGGGCGCGGTCGTCGGCTCGAACGTCGTCGGGCTGGTGAGCGACAGCGTGCTGTTCGTGCCGCTGGCGTTCGGGTCCTTCGCCGCAGTGCCCGGTCAGATCCTCGGCAAGGCGGTCGCGACCGCGCTCACCGTTGCGGTGTTGCTGCTCGCGAATACCGCTCGGCGGGCGGTGTCACGATGAGGTTCTTCCTTGGGACCCATCAGCCGTCCTGGCTCGCCCGCGATCTCGGTGTCCCACTGTTGGTCTCCCACCGCAGGCTGGCCGATCGGCGCAGCCTTCCGCGCGCGAGCGCGCCGTGGGCGTGCGACTCCGGAGGCTTCACGGAGTTGTCGATGCACGGCAGGTGGCGCATCGACGAACGCGGCTACGTCGCGGCGCTTCGCCGCTACGCCACCGAGATCAGCAACCTCGCGTGGGCCGCGCCAATGGACCACATGACGGAGGCTCATGTCTTGGCACGCACCGGTGCGACGGTGCGCGTCCATCAGCACCGCACGGTCGCGAACTACCTGCGGCTGCGTGATCTCGCCCCCGAGTTGCCGATCATCCCCGTACTGCAAGGCCAGTCCATTGCGGACTACAACCGGTGCGCGGACTTCTACGAACGACACGGCGTCGATCTCGCCGCACTGCCGCTGGTCGGGGTGGGCAGTGTGTGCCGACGCCAGCACACCGCTGAAGTCGAGCAGATCATGCGGTCGCTGTCGGCTCGCGGGTACCGCTTGCACGCTTTCGGAGCGAAGGTGCTCGGGCTGGGGCGCTATGCCGACGCGATCTCCAGCAGTGACTCGGCGGCCTGGAGTTTCCGGGGCAGGTATGTGCCCGGCTGCACGCCCAGCCACCGCAGCGAATCCAACTGCCTGCGCTTCGCGCTGGCTTGGCACACCAGGCTTCTGACCTCCTTGCGCGCCGAAGAACCCGGCCATCAGTCCGACCGCGGGCCGACTTCCGCGCGCGGCAAGGGACCGCGAGCAGGCGGCCAGAGAACCGGACGCACCCGCCCTGGCTCGCCGCGTCCGCGCCAGGCCGGAGGCCGGACGGCCGCTCGCACGCAGAACTCGCGCGCCTCATAGCCCTTCACGGAATTGGAGAACCGCCATGCCTTCGAACACCACCGCGCAGGATGAGTCCGGCGACCGCATTCCGCGTTGGGCTGCGACCGCCGGCCGCCAGACTTTCGGGCAGCGCCTCACAGCGATGGGCGTCCGGCTGTTCGGGTCGGCGACGGAGCCGGACACCGGTGAGGTCACGCCGTCGTGGCGCGTGCGGCAGCACGTCCTGCGCGACTACCACGCCGCGAACCTTGTTGCGGCCCGCACCGTGTCCGAGGAATTGGTTCGCGCCGGTTTCAACACCGGAGACGTGCCTTATGGCTATCGCGCTCGGCGGGTCCGGGTCACTCCGGCGGGCCGACGAGCGCGCTGGCGCACTCGGCTGCAGATCGAACCGGTCGAAGCGTCCACGGTGCGGATGATTTTCGTGTGGAGGGGCGAGGATCGCTTGTCCACCACGGAGATCCGTCGCCGACTCGCCGCGTCCCGCTACCCCGCGCCGTTGGACCCCGAGACAGGCGAGCCAGGCGTGTGGACGGTGGCGATTGTGCGGGCGATCCTGCGTAACCCGAAGTACCTCGGCCGCCAGGTCTGGGGGCGCACCCACCACGGAAAGCCGACTCCGCAAGCTGACTGGGTCTGGTCGGAGGTGTGGGTGCACCCGCCGCTGGTGACCGCCGAGGAGTTCGCCGCCGCCGACCGGCGCTGGTGGGGTGTCCCCGCCTCGGCCGGGGCCAACGACTTCTCCGCGAATGCGCTGCCGCCCGACCAACGGCGGGCCGCGTGATGGCCACGAACCACTACCCGGACGGGTTGACGATCGAAGCCATCACCGCACTGCAGCGGGAAGTCGACGATGAACTCCGGCGGGAGGGCTACCCCGTTCCGCCAGTCCAGCAGGCGTTCGTGGCGGTCCGGCCAGCCCCGGCCCACAGGCTCCGGGCTGACCACTCGTCACCACGAGCCGAGGGCTCGCCTACGCGGTCGCTGCCGACCGGAGATGGCCCCGTCCGGAGCCCCCAGCGGTCCAGCGGACAACGAGTGCGCCCGGCCGACGACGTGGCCTCCCGTTCCGGGTCGGGTGACCTATGACTCCGCAGAGAAAGAGAAGGCAGAGAAAACGCCATCCCGCCAATTCTGGGGGCGTTGCGATCCGAGGCATTCGTCACGATCCGCCTGACATTCGCAAGCTCGCAAAAGTCATCGTGAGTCTCGCAACAACAGCAAGGCAAGACGAAGACGCGCCCGAAAACGACTCGTTCGGTACGCAAGAATCAAACGTTGCATCGGAAGAGCAGCAAATCGACCATTCGGAAGCGGCGTAAAGAATCACGGCACATCGAGGTAATATTTGAATTGAAAAAGGAGACGCCGACTTTCGAGCGGCAGCCATTTTGTGGCGATCTCCATTCCGAAATAGACGAGAAGAGCGTGGGATGACGGGCGCGAACGCAGAACC
Coding sequences within:
- a CDS encoding VUT family protein, whose product is MTGLPRSPATAGHGLVWAGLAVSAAYVGSVVMANWASTHWSALLVSSLIVPAGTLWAGVTLTLRDLLHETLGTSGVLAAIVVGAWLSWSLASPQIAVASVVAFAVSECVDSVIYGRIRGRSRLGAVVGSNVVGLVSDSVLFVPLAFGSFAAVPGQILGKAVATALTVAVLLLANTARRAVSR
- a CDS encoding DUF7221 family queuine tRNA-ribosyltransferase-like protein codes for the protein MRFFLGTHQPSWLARDLGVPLLVSHRRLADRRSLPRASAPWACDSGGFTELSMHGRWRIDERGYVAALRRYATEISNLAWAAPMDHMTEAHVLARTGATVRVHQHRTVANYLRLRDLAPELPIIPVLQGQSIADYNRCADFYERHGVDLAALPLVGVGSVCRRQHTAEVEQIMRSLSARGYRLHAFGAKVLGLGRYADAISSSDSAAWSFRGRYVPGCTPSHRSESNCLRFALAWHTRLLTSLRAEEPGHQSDRGPTSARGKGPRAGGQRTGRTRPGSPRPRQAGGRTAARTQNSRAS
- a CDS encoding recombinase family protein → MPSNTTAQDESGDRIPRWAATAGRQTFGQRLTAMGVRLFGSATEPDTGEVTPSWRVRQHVLRDYHAANLVAARTVSEELVRAGFNTGDVPYGYRARRVRVTPAGRRARWRTRLQIEPVEASTVRMIFVWRGEDRLSTTEIRRRLAASRYPAPLDPETGEPGVWTVAIVRAILRNPKYLGRQVWGRTHHGKPTPQADWVWSEVWVHPPLVTAEEFAAADRRWWGVPASAGANDFSANALPPDQRRAA
- a CDS encoding tyrosine-type recombinase/integrase, which produces MSAGNIRDDALDPAHRFVSMPLHVLNPDGSRGLARRQCTSEYKISPLKKTARELLGYPHPRRVPRGVYVEQAIGISTDEFTRAKDSGVRYLRNVFPLIDLGWDRTRCADYLAERGFGETVKSACVGCLMWNLSWLGCQFMITVQWERYPLVDQHPEGRRWLQFTANIGRAWNTVDAYGRAVDDHLAFCLTIGTSPEAARPDVVAAWIGDMHQRPNRNGGVGLANSTIQVRIIGVRSFYDFLVEEGIRERNPVRRGQSSRRGGQARQGLVRRVEKAPWIPNDHAWDRILRACEHEPVRNRLMVTFAYDGALRREELVSLEPGDLEPAWSLIHLRAETTKSKRAREVSFGTTSAQLLVAYLRQRGELFGRVDSGLFLSESRRNRGEPLGRSSWSKIVTGVAKRAEVPQLSTHTFRHLRLTDLARAGWSIDEIAQYAGHRDLSTTLKYIHLSGRELAAKLHKATRSLQADRERRLAALVEAW
- a CDS encoding tyrosine-type recombinase/integrase → MVTARNGELTVTEREALAKTYDQPCPRSSQARRLVLRRLLEPINEVTGHWGEKNAARVCNSVLGRVHKEQRPYWRWDEATWIDLAEQAGVSSDRAQRAPVIAVAHLLGLHRSLHHHVQVQESRVADLVFGRDAFQVVLAEVIDTLRSWDASQHTVVGQIPAALSDLLLVTGTPRLQDITEQRIRELAERYPAGARRRGLIKISRVLAHKGIIATALHGNDTQRGPRPDTLATVPPSWLAWAQRWRDLSTHEPGTIRGMFSVILIAGRWAAEKHPEALEPQLWTRDIAAEYVADTLHAVHGQWAGHNRNTTKRGQPLTAVGKVQRIDSLRGFFSDLIEWEWIKPRFDPRKALAGPLSVRAQIGPNPRIIDEVSWAKLMAAGLTLNSEDLNEYGTPRAKATADGRRLYYPIEMVRALVGVWLFAGCRIDEIRRLDVDCIDRDEGRDDKTGETFPICLLRVPQNKTSRPFSKPVDPIVGQLIDAWKHVRPSQPKIVDRKTGEHREFLFCVRGEQIGRAYLNDTVLPALCRKAGIPESDSRGALTSHRARSTIATQLLNAPEPLSIADLKEWLGHKHFSSTRHYAAILQRRLTAAYRKADYFARNVRTIQVLIDRETILSGGATDGEQPWKYYDLGDGYCTYDFFAKCPHRLACARCPFYLPKESSAGRLLEVKDGVDQMLERLTLTDDERAALEGDRDALATLAERLAKVPTPAGPTPEQLGTDRAFVALTTVQDSLTGGRP